A single genomic interval of Hydractinia symbiolongicarpus strain clone_291-10 chromosome 8, HSymV2.1, whole genome shotgun sequence harbors:
- the LOC130654798 gene encoding sister chromatid cohesion protein PDS5 homolog B-like → MDESPSKKRRKAKFKEITTTLSKEELIRSLKTAAQELTNVEQGDSTSEFDQFTASLATSYIFKHRDKDVKSYAACCLADLLRIYAPEPPFNENQLKNIFRLMLQQLKGLENVQGPSYKRHFYLLESLALVKTFNVCMELEAHDIIIDLFKLFFSVVSEHHNIRVKNFMLDVMCPLIQEGDALPQEILDAILLHLIEPRKSKYKEAYKLACDLLDRCSASIEPYVQLFFNNTMVLGASVESDLGEHMYDLVYELYKVNKSVLLSVLPQLEFKLKGNEESERLQAVKLLGRMFANENSSLAESNKALWNCYLGRFLDISYDVRVECIRMAKQFLLSSSTHLRSDVTDQLYDRFHDPDEKVRLETVITVCDTAVDNFDCVSDKLIEGVQERMRDKKWVIRKEAITCIGKLYKKIFASGNRNSMARMSCTPSKVLHLYQNTMEDRLCIERVLHGCFVPVSLNMEDRMKRLFDVYNSLDEVATKILDGMLKYRAKVGRDFCALLESHQNDELTEKEKEKMLYRRTVAVARNLPEPYKTQEHLKKLMLLCSDKKIYQLLITCTDTKEECPKIIKAVTELIKKLTSKNPILDTVKSLLDRACPMLIDSPSFVILLKHIKKYIDLLGDDDDDDNDDEHELMMKGKAGLKLIQILANVQPTVFQSKACYEILLLFIKHDDKEIVEFTLKALEPVISELEDVDKNLCSCYQPVLSKLATHGSFHQAKYALRCLNQMLNDSTLVFERIFKNLLQNLNFDGTSLKLRSTIAAMSEIAKLAPNIFESKHKIIIKDFVVKELLITDREDSSNSEESEDEWCRDSDVSDDTLVKIEGIKLLTHWLLGLQSDEKERAKAVFRLFETLLSHDGDLSGNGKISTQSRSRLRLAASLAMLKLVQNVNFVDVITLEQYQQLALVMQDSCFEVREKFTAKLHHALESLQLSLDYMAFFVLVAVDPSKERKTKVKQMIAKNAQTRRDYSKLHSTAAARPYAILPEYSVPYVVHLLAHHPDFNPKDVKSLQEVKEYLWFYLEPIMGAKAENYSFLKKLLENIKQTRDKQDPDNETANEKMYTICDLAVTCIMTKNHTFTLKDFPGNLVLPRKLFIEDKTINSTKTYLPKGFIFSPKKKAPPLDVKVISHSDDKKERKQNSASKRSVQISDNDNEEDESPRKKSRISSSTKKKKTAIAASEKEVKNVKRNLSKSKMKSPIKKTLKSPLKRKGSPMKNSPKKIPLKSPKAKASPAKKTSGKKSLLTKVVTRNSPLKQPSPNKSPSKRSSRKSPVKRGTGKKQLKMDSFLNGRNKSEEDSEVEDMDAVVPDEKPASKSPKKSPKKTVSRLRLTKKKGYENGMDVAGSDSDEIPLKELANSPNKNTLIQVEEKPGKLKIRRKQRTRR, encoded by the exons ATGGATGAATCACCTAGTAAAAAACGACGAAAAGCAAAATTTAAGGAAATAACCACCACTCTTTCGAAGGAAGAATTAATCAGAAGCTTGAAG ACTGCAGCTCAAGAGCTGACAAATGTTGAGCAAGGAGACAGCACTTCTGAATTCGACCAGTTTACTGCTTCACTAGCTACATCCTACATTTTCAAGCACAGGGATAAAGATGTTAAATCCTATGCTGCATGTTGCCTTGCAGATTTACTCAGAATATATGCACCAGAACCTCCGTTCAATGAAAACCAATTAAAG AACATATTTCGTTTGATGTTACAACAACTCAAAGGATTGGAAAATGTACAGGGTCCATCATACAAGCGACATTTTTATCTTCTTGAG AGTTTAGCTTTGGTTAAAACATTTAATGTTTGTATGGAGTTGGAGGCCCACGACATAATTATTGACTTGTTCAAGTTATTTTTCTCTGTTGTCAG CGAGCATCACAACATAAGAGTAAAGAATTTTATGTTGGATGTGATGTGTCCTTTGATTCAAGAAGGAGATGCCCTCCCTCAAGAGATCTTAGATGCCATCCTTTTGCACCTTATTGAGCCTAGAAAG AGCAAATATAAAGAAGCATACAAACTGGCTTGTGATCTTCTCGACAGATGCTCTGCATCAATTGAACCATACGTACAGTTG TTCTTCAACAACACAATGGTGCTTGGTGCAAGTGTGGAGTCTGATCTTGGAGAACATATGTATGATCTTGTGTATGAACTTTACAAAGTAAACAAAAGTGTTTTACTATCAGTATTACCACAACTAGAATTCAAACTAAAG GGTAATGAGGAGAGTGAGCGTCTACAAGCAGTCAAGTTATTGGGTAGAATGTTTGCGAATGAGAACTCTTCTCTTGCAGAAAGTAACAAGGCATTGTGGAACTGTTATCTTGGAAG gtttttggATATTTCCTATGATGTCCGAGTAGAATGTATTCGAATggcaaaacaatttttgttgtCTTCGTCAACACATTTGAGATCTGATGTCACAG aTCAACTTTATGATCGATTTCATGACCCAGATGAGAAAGTTCGATTGGAAACAGTCATCACAGTATGTGACACAGCTGTGGATAACTTTGACTGTGTCAGTGacaag CTTATTGAAGGTGTTCAAGAAAGAATGAGAGATAAAAAG TGGGTTATTCGTAAAGAGGCAATCACTTGTATTGGAAAGCTGTATAAGAAGATATTTGCCAG TGGTAACAGGAACAGCATGGCTAGAATGTCCTGTACACCATCCAAAGTTTTGCATTTATACCAAAATACAATGGAAGACAG ATTATGTATAGAGCGTGTCCTTCATGGATGTTTCGTGCCAGTTTCATTGAATATGGAAGATCGGATGAAAAGACTGTTTGATGTTTACAACTCCTTAGATGAAGTAGCGACTAA AATCCTTGATGGAATGTTGAAATACAGagcaaa aGTCGGTCGTGATTTTTGTGCACTTCTTGAAAGCCACCAAAATGATGAG CTAActgaaaaagagaaagaaaaaatgttatacCGAAGAACTGTGGCTGTTGCAA GAAATTTACCTGAACCATACAAGACAcaagaacatttaaaaaaattaatgctgcTGTGTTCTGACAAAAAAATTTACCAACTCCTTATAACGTGTACAGATACGAAAGAAGAATgtccaaaaattataaaagcaGTTACAGAGTTAATTAAAAAACTGACTTCAAAAAATCCAATCTTGGATACTGTAAAATCATTGCTTGACAGAGCATGCCCTATGTTAATTGATTCACCAAGTTTCGTGATATTGTTAAAACatataaagaaatatattgATCTGTTgggtgatgatgatgacgatgataacGATGATGAACATGAATTGATGATGAAAGGAAAAGCGGGTTTAAAATTAATACAG ATTCTTGCAAATGTACAACCGACTGTATTTCAAAGTAAAGCATGCTATgaaattcttttgttgtttataaAACACGACGACAAGGAAATTG TTGAGTTTACATTAAAAGCTCTTGAGCCTGTTATATCAGAATTGGAAGATGTTGATAAAAATTTATGCAG ttGTTACCAACCTGTACTTAGTAAACTGGCAACCCATGGTTCTTTTCACCAAGCTAAATATGCGTTACGCTGCCTTAACCAAATGTTGAATGATTCAACACTAGTCTTTGAACGGATATTTAAG AATTTGTTGCAAAACTTGAATTTTGATGGTACGTCGTTGAAACTAAGATCAACCATTGCTGCAATGAGTGAAATAGCAAAGTTAGcaccaaatatttttgaatcAAAGCATAAGATTATCATAAAAGATTTTGTTGTTAAAGAACTTCTTATAACTGATAGG GAGGATTCAAGTAATTCTGAGGAAAGCGAAGATGAGTGGTGTCGTGACTCTGATGTTTCTGATGACACTTTAGTAAAG attgaagGTATAAAATTATTAACTCACTGGCTACTGGGTTTACAGAGCGATGAAAAAGAACGTGCGAAAGCAGTATTTCGACTTTTTGAGACTTTGTTAAGTCACGACGGAGATTTAAGTGGAAATGGAAAAATTAG tacACAGAGTAGATCTCGGCTTCGTTTGGCAGCAAGTTTAGCAATGTTAAAACTAGTACAGAATGTGAATTTCGTTGACGTCATAACTTTGGAACAATATCAACAACTTGCTCTAGTTATGCAA GATTCGTGTTTTGAAGTGCGGGAAAAATTCACAGCCAAATTGCATCATGCGTTGGAAAGTTTGCAACTATCACTAGACTACATGgctttttttgttcttgttgCTGTCGACCCCTCCaaggaaagaaaaacaaag GTAAAACAAATGATCGCTAAAAATGCTCAAACAAGAAGAGACTATAGTAAGCTACACTCGACTGCAGCAG CTCGCCCTTACGCAATTTTACCTGAGTACAGTGTACCATATGTTGTTCATCTTCTTGCACATCATCCAGACTTTAATCCAAAAGATGTCAAATCTCTACAGGAAGTGAAAGA ataTTTGTGGTTCTATCTGGAGCCCATTATGGGTGCTAAAGCAGAGAATTACagctttttgaaaaaacttttggaGAACATCAAACAAACGCGAGACAAACAGGATCCTGACAATGAAACTGCAAACGAA aaaatgtatACGATATGCGATCTTGCTGTCACGTGTATTATGACTAAG AATCATACTTTTACGTTGAAAGACTTTCCTGGGAATCTTGTTTTACCGAGAAAGTTATTTATAGAAGATAAG ACTATAAATAGCACAAAAACATACCTTCCAAAGGGATTTATCTTTTCTCCAAAG AAGAAAGCACCTCCACTTGACGTCAAAGTGATCTCCCATAGTGACGACAAAAA gGAAAGAAAACAGAACAGTGCTTCAAAACGTTCTGTGCAGATATCCGATAATGATAACGAGGAAGACGAAAGCCCTCGAAAAAAATCTCGCATTTCTTCCagcacaaaaaagaaaaagacagcTATAGCAGCTTCTGAGAAGGAAGTGAAAAATGTTAAGAGAAATTTGTCAAAATCTAAAATGAAAAGTCCgataaagaaaacattaaaatctcccttaaaaagaaaaggaaGCCCAATGAAGAACAGTCCGAAAAAAATTCCTTTAAAAAGCCCAAAGGCTAAGGCAAGCCCTGCAAAGAAAACGAGCGGCAAAAAAAGCCTTCTCACCAAAGTGGTTACCAGAAATAGCCCGTTAAAACAACCCAGCCCAAATAAAAGCCCGTCAAAGAGAAGTAGCAGAAAAAGTCCAGTAAAAAGAGGGACAGGTAAAAAGCAACTGAAGATGGATTCGTTTTTAAATGGAAGAAATAAAAGCGAAGAAGATTCCGAGGTTGAAGACATGGATGCTGTTGTTCCAGATGAAAAACCTGC CTCAAAATCTCCAAAAAAATCACCGAAAAAAACAGTAAGCAGGCTTCGATTGACGAAGAAAAAAGG ATACGAAAATGGTATGGATGTTGCAGGTAGTGATTCAGACGAG atcCCATTAAAAGAATTAGCGAACTCTCCAAATAAGAATACTTTAATACAAGTAGAGGAAAAGCCTGGGAAACTAAAg ATACGACGAAAACAACGTACAAGGAGATAG
- the LOC130654803 gene encoding uncharacterized protein LOC130654803 encodes MKFVVVILLLAVVETTLVLADADHWTTWTDYTPCTETCGVNGIKKRFRTCIAPNQNCTGAAEQISQCKRVECKAVTECNCDCILTNSKGFINSRSIKKEAKACTWTINTRPGTKINLQIKDFLIEKGTLFIVGPERIYQKIIVETGTKIKVPFSIKSQSNLLNVTLYYDQTNFGDRMVLTGTYEAISSYVKKVVVTTTVATVPNNNQEQGSNVNVAMIVGISACLFVVVLASFIIGFRKLRRMNTKKEDVSEEGVEDDYSSASSSGRTSRNKRPSPRKTRNSPTGLVQLQSRDLSPLRRDEIEQHRLITSPYDPAQRGYPDGTEVFIPANPNIMLAAGQAGYITQQPYVNWPLRQAYTDEYQQAQMTDFMIKQAQISYTPQVMYDQSRSHQYPTSGAEG; translated from the exons ATGAAATTTGTTGTTGTCATTTTGTTGCTGGCGGTGGTTGAAACAACGCTAG TTCTTGCAGATGCCGATCATTGGACAACTTGGACTGATTACACACCGTGCACGGAAACATGTGGAGTCAACGGAATCAAAAAGCGCTTTAGAACTTGCATTGCGCCCAACCAAAATTGCACGGGCGCAGCTGAACAAATTTCTCAATGTAAACGAGTAGAATGTAAAGCAG taacTGAATGCAACTGTGACTGTATATTAACCAATAGCAAGGGATTTATTAACTCAAGATCGATAAAAAAAGAAGCCAAAGCATGCACGTGGACGATCAATACAAGACCCGGCACAAAGATCAATCTTCAAATAAAAGACTTTTTGATTGAAAAGGGAACATTGTTTATAGTAGGACCGGAGCgaatatatcaaaaaataatagtGGAAACTGGTACAAAAATCAAAGTACCGTTCAGCATAAAGTCCCAATCAAATTTGTTAAATGTGACTTTGTATTACGATCAAACCAATTTTGGCGATAGGATGGTCCTAACAGGGACCTATGAAGCTATTTCAAGCTATGTCAAAA AAGTGGTTGTTACAACTACCGTTGCGACAGTCCCCAACAATAACCAAGAACAAGGTTCAAACGTTAACGTCGCCATGATTGTCGGTATAAGCGCTTGCTTATTTGTAGTCGTTCTAGCTTCGTTTATAATCGGTTTCCGTAAACTTCGTCGCATGAATACCAAAAAGGAGGATGTTTCAGAGGAAGGAGTGGAAGATGATTATTCTTCTGCTTCAAGCTCTGGTAGAACCAGCCGGAACAAAAGACCATCCCCTCGCAAGACTAGAAACTCTCCAACAGGGCTTGTTCAGTTGCAGTCACGTGATCTATCTCCACTAAGAAGAGATGAGATCGAACAGCACAGATTGATAACGAGTCCATACGATCCCGCACAACGAGGATACCCAGACGGAACCGAAGTATTTATTCCTGCTAATCCAAATATAATGCTAGCAGCAGGGCAAGCCGGTTATATAACGCAACAACCATACGTAAACTGGCCTTTACGACAAGCGTATACTGACGAGTACCAGCAGGCGCAAATGACTGATTTTATGATTAAACAAGCCCAAATCAGTTACACGCCACAAGTAATGTACGATCAATCCAGATCACATCAGTATCCAACTAGTGGCGCAGAAGGTTGA
- the LOC130654804 gene encoding DCN1-like protein 5, whose product MPPKRKRKTNFESPPKKFKQTEEVCSMQKYFKSALHCMDMPNNSTFSSRKCESWFYKYADKSSTSPIIGPSGVENFCKDLGVEPEDIVMLVIAWRLEAENMGYFKLNEWKTGMAILECDSTSKLKEKLEYIRALLKDATTFKKIYRYAFDFCRDKQQKSVDIDTAKAMLQLLLSNMWPITCEFIQYLNHSKYKIMNRDQWNSLLEFIKTVNSSHFKNYDNEGAWPVMLDEFVEWYIEKHGMS is encoded by the exons TTcgatgcaaaaatattttaagtcaGCCTTACATTGTATGGACATGCCTAACAATAGTACATTCTCTTCACGCAAGTGTGAAAGCTGGTTTTACAAATATGCTG ACAAAAGCTCAACCAGCCCTATAATTGGTCCATCTGGGGttgaaaatttttgtaaagatttGGGTGTGGAACCTGAAGAT ATTGTAATGTTGGTGATAGCTTGGAGGCTGGAAGCAGAAAACATGGGATATTTCAAATTGAATGAATGGAAAACTGGAATGGCTATTTTAGA GTGTGATAGTACAagtaaattaaaagaaaaattagaatACATCCGCGCTTTACTGAAAGATGCGACcacgtttaaaaaaatatatagatatGCATTTGACTTTTGCAGG GATAAACAACAGAAAAGTGTGGATATTGACACAgcaaaagccatgttacaactTCTCTTATCCAACATGTGGCCAATCACGTGCGAGTTTATCCAGTACCTTAAT cattcaaaatacaagataatGAACCGTGACCAATGGAATAGTCTTCTAGAGTTTATCAAGACCGTCAATTCGTCACACTTCAAAAATTACGACAACGAAGGAGCGT gGCCGGTTATGTTGGATGAGTTCGTTGAATGGTATATCGAGAAACATGGCATGTCTTAA